In a genomic window of Tursiops truncatus isolate mTurTru1 chromosome 7, mTurTru1.mat.Y, whole genome shotgun sequence:
- the LOC109547929 gene encoding HIG1 domain family member 1A, mitochondrial — protein sequence MSSDTDVSLSSYDEGQGSKLIRKAREAPFVPIGMAGFAAIVAYGLYKLKSRGNTKMSVHLIHMRVAAQGFVVGAMTLGMGYSMYQEFWAKPKP from the coding sequence ATGTCAAGTGACAcagatgtttctctttcttcatatGATGAAGGTCAGGGATCTAAACTTATCCGAAAAGCTAGAGAGGCACCATTTGTCCCCATTGGAATGGCAGGTTTTGCAGCAATCGTTGCATATGGATTATATAAATTGAAGAGCAGGGGCAATACTAAAATGTCTGTTCACCTGATCCACATGCGCGTGGCAGCCCAAGGCTTTGTTGTGGGAGCAATGACTCTTGGTATGGGCTATTCCATGTATCAAGAATTCTGGGCAAAACCTAAACCTTAG